The following are encoded together in the Hemicordylus capensis ecotype Gifberg chromosome 4, rHemCap1.1.pri, whole genome shotgun sequence genome:
- the GPR20 gene encoding G-protein coupled receptor 20, which produces MESSKIHTNSTASINSSSLFTKFIHLDKELSKPFYTLWIVLVVVNAIIFLVGVVLNSLALYVFCFRTKTKTTSVIYTINLIITDLLVGFSLPIRIIMHYSAPDCERCALIHIFTYFVNMYCSILFLTCICIDRYLAIVQVEASRKWRNPNYAKGICAFIWIFATVVTFSILIMAMHFSVAKILPLMVCEYFFPLIIITFFTTRIMCALSKPTLMHQSRERRMRAVQLLITVLIIFMICFTPFHVRQLAISINPDMPNDISVIVYHVTVTLSSLNSCMDPIVYCFVTNNFRSSMKNIFRKSEPEQTSGDIISVNKGSGSNAIIGFSNAIGSPRGLPSLNSMASS; this is translated from the coding sequence ATGGAGTCCTCCAAGATCCATACCAACTCTACAGCATCCATCAATAGCAGCAGTCTGTTTACCAAATTTATCCACTTGGATAAAGAACTGTCAAAGCCATTTTACACTTTGTGGATAGTACTGGTGGTGGTCAACGCCATCATCTTCCTGGTGGGGGTGGTATTGAACTCATTGGCTCTCTATGTCTTCTGCTTCCGCACAAAGACCAAAACCACCTCCGTCATCTACACGATCAATCTGATCATTACCGACTTGCTGGTGGGCTTCTCCTTGCCCATCAGGATCATCATGCACTACAGTGCCCCAGACTGCGAGCGCTGCGCCCTTATCCACATCTTCACCTACTTTGTCAACATGTATTGCAGCATCCTCTTCCTGACGTGCATCTGCATTGACCGGTACTTGGCCATCGTCCAAGTGGAAGCCTCACGCAAGTGGAGGAACCCCAACTACGCCAAGGGCATCTGTGCTTTCATCTGGATCTTTGCCACAGTGGTCACTTTCTCCATCCTCATCATGGCCATGCATTTCTCTGTTGCCAAGATCTTGCCCCTGATGGTCTGCGAGTACTTTTTCCCCCTTATCATCATCACATTCTTCACCACTAGGATCATGTGCGCCCTCTCCAAGCCGACGCTCATGCACCAGAGCCGTGAGAGGCGGATGAGGGCAGTGCAGCTCCTCATCACCGTCCTCATCATCTTCATGATCTGCTTCACCCCTTTCCATGTGCGCCAACTGGCCATCTCCATCAACCCAGACATGCCCAATGACATCAGTGTGATTGTGTACCATGTGACCGTCACCTTGAGCAGCCTCAACAGCTGCATGGACCCAATTGTCTACTGCTTTGTCACCAACAATTTCCGGTCGTCCATGAAAAACATCTTCAGGAAGTCTGAGCCTGAACAAACCAGTGGAGACATCATCAGCGTGAACAAGGGCTCTGGTTCCAATGCCATTATAGGCTTCTCAAATGCTATAGGGAGCCCACGGGGCTTGCCTTCACTGAACAGTATGGCAAGCTCCTAG